ACAGGCACGGAAGTCAAAATTGAAGAACAGGTGCTGAAGTTCCAGAAAGCCCCGGCCATCGAAGAAATTTTTCCTGATGCCGCCAATGATCCGATCATGGAACGGTTCAATCTTCAGGCAGGGGACTCCTTAGTTCAGATATTTCCTGCAAAAATGGCGGACGGGTCACAAGCCGTTGCTTTTGAAACCAAGGGCAAAGGCGGATATGGCGGAGATGTCGGCCTGATGGTCGGCATAAAACTGGACAATGACCAGATTGTGGCGGCCAGGGTCACAACCCATGCGGAAACGCCGGGACTGGGTGCCCGGGCAAAGGATGATCCCACATTTGTCTCCCAGTTTACAGACAAACCCCTGGACGCCAACCTGGCCCTGAAATCAGACAATGGCTCCATTGATGCCATGTCCGGTGCCACCATTACATCCAGGGCTGTGACCCTGGCTGCCATCCAGGCCCAGAATCTTTACAAAAACCTGAAGCCCGAAATTTTAAAGCAGATGCCATAAGGCAAAAAAAGGAGATACAAAAACATGGCACAATCTTTGGCAAAAGAATTTACTAAAGGGCTGTGGGCTGAACTGCCTCCTTTCAGACTTGTGCTGGGTCTCTGCCCGGTGCTTGCCGTGACCAAGACGGTTGAAAACGGCATCGGCATGGGAGTGGCCACCACATTTGTGCTGGTTTTTTCCAATCTGCTGGTGTCGCTGCTGCGGAACATCATCCCGCCCAAAGTCCGGATTGCCTGCTATATTGTCATTATTGCCACATTTGTCACCATTGTGGAACTGGTCATGCAAGCCTATACCTATCCCTTGTTTTTGAAACTGGGAATTTTTATTCCCTTGATCGTGGTCAACTGCATTGTACTGGGAAGAGCAGAAGCCTTTGCCAGTAAAAACAATCCGGTGATGGCCATTGCAGACGGACTGGGTATCGGTATCGGCTTTACACTTTCCCTTGCCGCCCTGGGTGCCGTGCGGGAGTTTCTGGGTGCCGGCACGATTACCATCTGGGGAGGAAATCCCGTGTTTGCCATGCCCGAAAGCTTTCACGCATTCTCCTTTATGGTGGAAGCCCCTGGAGCGTTTGTGGCCCTGGGACTGATGCTGGCATGCATGAACCTCATAGGCAGCAAATAAGGAGAAACCCCATGGAATATTTTGAAATTGCCATCAGCTGTATTTTCATCAACAACATCCTCCTTGCCCAGTTTCTTGGCAACTGCCCCTTTCTGGGCACATCCAAAAAAATGGAAACCGCAGTGGGCATGTCAATGGCCGTGGTATTTGTACTGGTCATGGCAGGAGTCATTACCTGGTGTCTGGACACCTATCTGCTCAAGACCCTGAATGTGGAATATTTAAGAACCCTGTCATTCATTCTGGTCATTGCCTCTCTGGTCCAGTTTGTGGAAATGTTTTTGAAAAAGAGCATCCCGGGCCTGTATGCGGGCTTAGGAATTTTTCTGCCACTGATCACCACCAATTGTGCGGTCATGGGTGCCTGTCTGCTGAATATCAGCAATGAATATACATTTACCAAAGCACTGGTGTCATCCTTTGCCTATGCTGTCGGATTCGGCCTGGCCCTGATTCTATTTGCCGGGGTCCGGGAACGGATCAATCTGGGCCGGATACCCAAACCGTTGCAGGACACTTCCATCGGTCTGATCACCGCAGGCATCATTGCTCTGACTTTTACCTCTTTCAGGGGAATGGTGTAAAATAGTTTCAAAAAATGGTGCCAGGCCCTTGAAAACCCGTATAATAATCCTGCTGGGAGTCCTGATCCCGGCAGGATTATTTTTTTTGGTCACCGGCTTCTGGGTGTGGCATACGCTGCATACCCCTGTAAAAGTGGATGACAAAGAGATCATTTTTGTGATTGAACCCGGGCAGCACCTGAAGCAGATTGCCGAAAATCTTAAATCTTCAGGCCTGATTCCAAACGTGCTTGTTTTCCGGGCCTATGCCCGGTATCAGAAAGCCGCCACCCGCATTCAGGCCGGTGAACACCGGCTGTTTACACCGGCCTCTCCTGCCCAAATCCTGGATCAACTGCTCAAAGCCCGGATCAAACTGTACCGGCTCACTATTCCCGAAGGGCTGGACATGGCGGAAACCGCATCCGTGGTGGCGAAAACCGGCATGTGTGAGCCGGACCTTTTTATAGCCCTGTGCCGGGATCCGAACGTCATCGCAGACCTTGGCATCCCTTCCCACACAATGGAAGGATTTTTGTTTCCTGAAACCTATTTCTTTCCCAAAACCACCACCTGCCGCCAAATCATCGAAAAAATGGTGACCACGTTTTTTTCCGTATACACGCCAGAGTGGGAAAAAAAAGCAGATGATCTGGGATTCACCCTCAAAGAAATTGTCACTTTGGCCTCCATGATTGAAAAAGAAGCCGGTGTGGCATCGGAACAGCCGTTGATCTCATCGGTGTTCCACAACCGGTTGAAAAAAGGCATGCGCCTGCAAAGTGATCCCACTGTGATTTACGGGGATACAACATTTGAAGGCCGGATCCGGACCCGGCATCTGCAAAGAAAAACCGAATACAACACTTACCAGATGCACGGCCTTCCCAAAGGCCCCATTGCCAATCCCGGGGCAAAAGCCATTGAAGCGGCCCTGTTCCCGGCTGAAAGCGATTTTCTGTTTTTTGTGTCCAAAAATGATAAAACCCACTATTTCTCCAAGACTTTGGCAGAACACAACCGGGCCGTCAGAAAATATCAGATCAACCAGTGATCCTGATCGTTTCCACCCACACCCGGTACATATCTTTTTACAGGCAACTCAGCCCCTTAATCGCTGAACTGGCGAAGATACACAATCACGGAACCGGACCGGGATTTTTTTTTACGCTCCCAGGCAAACCCCAGAACAATATCCTGGGTTTTTAACCGGGTCAAAAGGTCTTCGATGGTATCGGGCAGCACGGGTCCCAGATCGGAATGCAGCCCCTTGCCCACAATGATCCGCACGGTAAAATAGCCCTGAAGTTTGCAGGTGGTCAAAAAAGACCGGGCTTTTAACTGGGCGCCTAACGCGGTGAACCCATGCAGATCCAGGTCTTTTTCAGGAGGCGGATACCGCTTGATTCTTTTATGGTACGGCATGGGTTTAGAAGGTATTGATTGTTTTTTTTGCGGCGGTCTGGACAGATAGGATGCCAGCAACGCGGTAAAATCCTGTGCAGGGCCATCTTCGGCTTTTGGCGGGCACTTTTTTTCGCCGGTTCCGGCACATGAATCGGAAAACACCTGGTCCACCACGGGCAGTCCATGGCGGTTCACGGGCGGGGAGGTGTTTTTGCACGCAAACGAACGGGGGGTGTCGGATTTTCGGGTGAACGCCTTTAACAGGTCTTCATCCGGCCCCACCAGCGGCGGCTTGTATTTTCTTTTCTTTCCCATACAGGTCTTTGATTTTACGTTAATTTTGCCGTTTTTTCAAGACAATGGCCTTAGTTTCTGTATTTGACTTTGCCCCCCCTTCCTGCTATTGTCTGATTCATGAAAATTGGGACCATTGTTGAATATATTGATCAACAGAAAATCATAACAGCAGTAATATTAAGCGAAAAAAAAGACAAGCTCAAATTACTCAATGAAAACAGCCGGGAAGTCAGCCTTTCTGAAAAAAGGCTGCTTCATGTCTCACAGGTATGTCTGGACGTCACCCAGCCCAGAAATCATCTGATCAACCAGTTAAAAACCACGGCCCAAACCCGCGGGCAATTGTCCGATCAGATCGATATATTTGACATCTGGGAAATTCTTCACGAAGAATCTGAAAATATCGATTTGTCCGCCATGACGGTTTTCTGCTTTGATCCCCCGTTGTGCTGCGATCATGAAGCGGCGGTGATCCGGGCGGTTTTTTATGACCGCCTGTATTTCAAGTTCAATCAGAACTGTTTTTCTCCGTTTACACCGGCACAGGTGGATGCCAAAAAGCGCCAGATCCAAGAAGCGGAAAAAAGAGACCGCCTGATTCAGCAAGGGGTGGCCTGGCTGACGGCCATGCAGACGGAACCGGAAAAATCCATTGATGCCGATCCCGACGTTCTGGAATGCCTGAAAGACTATTACCTGTTCGGAAATGACAGCGTTCATGCATCTTTAGCCAGGCAGATGCTGAAAAACGCCGGCCTGACAACCCCGGACCCCTTGTTTCAATTTTTTGTCCGATCCAAAGTCTGGGATGTGGATGAAAACGTGGATCTTTTATCCCTGGGCATTCCCACCCGATTTTCTCAGCAAGTCACGGCGGCCGGCCGCCTTTTGTCGTCCTTCAGTACCCGTGTCTATCAGGACCAGGACCGAAAGGATCTGACCCAGGTGCCACTGATCACCATCGACGGCCAGTCCACCCTGGATTATGATGATGCCATCAGCCTGGAAAACACGGATCAGGGCTATCGTTTGGGGATCCATATCATTGATGTGGGGGCGTATATCAAATCCGGAGATCCCATTGATATGGCGGCCCGGGAGCGGGCCAGTTCCATTTACATGCCCGATGACAAGCTGCCCATGCTGCCCGCAGATCTGTCCGATGATCTGTGCAGCCTCAAACAGGGGGAAATCCGACCGGCCATCTCCACAATGATCCAGATGAGCCGGTTCTTTGAAATCCGGGATGTCCAGATTATCCCCAGCATCATTCAGGTGCATCACCAGATGAGCTACATGGAAGCCAATCTGCTGAACGGCAAGGATGACCCCATCACCAGCCTTCATAAAATCGCCACATTGCTCAGGGAAAAACGGCTCAAAGCCGGTGCAGTCCAGATCACGCTGCCGGAAGTCAATGTCTGGCTCGAAGACAACAAAGAGATCCGATATGCCAAGGTGGACCGGGAAAATCCATCCCGGATGCTGGTTTCGGAAATGATGATTTTTGCCAATTCCCTGATGGCCAAGTTTCTGGCCGATCATCAGATGCCGGCGGTATTCCGGTCCCAGCCGCCCCCCAGCCAGCGGCTGTTCAATGGCATTGAAACGGCACTTTTGCCCAATCTCATGCAGCGCAGACATCTGAGCCGGGCCATGGTCAC
The window above is part of the Desulfotignum phosphitoxidans DSM 13687 genome. Proteins encoded here:
- a CDS encoding electron transport complex protein RnfA, which codes for MEYFEIAISCIFINNILLAQFLGNCPFLGTSKKMETAVGMSMAVVFVLVMAGVITWCLDTYLLKTLNVEYLRTLSFILVIASLVQFVEMFLKKSIPGLYAGLGIFLPLITTNCAVMGACLLNISNEYTFTKALVSSFAYAVGFGLALILFAGVRERINLGRIPKPLQDTSIGLITAGIIALTFTSFRGMV
- a CDS encoding ribonuclease catalytic domain-containing protein; the protein is MKIGTIVEYIDQQKIITAVILSEKKDKLKLLNENSREVSLSEKRLLHVSQVCLDVTQPRNHLINQLKTTAQTRGQLSDQIDIFDIWEILHEESENIDLSAMTVFCFDPPLCCDHEAAVIRAVFYDRLYFKFNQNCFSPFTPAQVDAKKRQIQEAEKRDRLIQQGVAWLTAMQTEPEKSIDADPDVLECLKDYYLFGNDSVHASLARQMLKNAGLTTPDPLFQFFVRSKVWDVDENVDLLSLGIPTRFSQQVTAAGRLLSSFSTRVYQDQDRKDLTQVPLITIDGQSTLDYDDAISLENTDQGYRLGIHIIDVGAYIKSGDPIDMAARERASSIYMPDDKLPMLPADLSDDLCSLKQGEIRPAISTMIQMSRFFEIRDVQIIPSIIQVHHQMSYMEANLLNGKDDPITSLHKIATLLREKRLKAGAVQITLPEVNVWLEDNKEIRYAKVDRENPSRMLVSEMMIFANSLMAKFLADHQMPAVFRSQPPPSQRLFNGIETALLPNLMQRRHLSRAMVTTTPQPHSGLGVKAYTTATSPIRRYHDLLTQRQIKAVLGLNPAYSKKDLEEILQAVSVPMANAGRVQGARKRYWLLKLLESMRGDSVDALVLECHRDHYNILLKEFMLEARLPSSGLKLKQGDAIQVTVQHVDARRNQLSLFCV
- the rnfG gene encoding RnfABCDGE type electron transport complex subunit G codes for the protein MREMISMIVVLTALTAISGGLLAAVKTGTEVKIEEQVLKFQKAPAIEEIFPDAANDPIMERFNLQAGDSLVQIFPAKMADGSQAVAFETKGKGGYGGDVGLMVGIKLDNDQIVAARVTTHAETPGLGARAKDDPTFVSQFTDKPLDANLALKSDNGSIDAMSGATITSRAVTLAAIQAQNLYKNLKPEILKQMP
- a CDS encoding Smr/MutS family protein; this translates as MGKKRKYKPPLVGPDEDLLKAFTRKSDTPRSFACKNTSPPVNRHGLPVVDQVFSDSCAGTGEKKCPPKAEDGPAQDFTALLASYLSRPPQKKQSIPSKPMPYHKRIKRYPPPEKDLDLHGFTALGAQLKARSFLTTCKLQGYFTVRIIVGKGLHSDLGPVLPDTIEDLLTRLKTQDIVLGFAWERKKKSRSGSVIVYLRQFSD
- the mltG gene encoding endolytic transglycosylase MltG translates to MKTRIIILLGVLIPAGLFFLVTGFWVWHTLHTPVKVDDKEIIFVIEPGQHLKQIAENLKSSGLIPNVLVFRAYARYQKAATRIQAGEHRLFTPASPAQILDQLLKARIKLYRLTIPEGLDMAETASVVAKTGMCEPDLFIALCRDPNVIADLGIPSHTMEGFLFPETYFFPKTTTCRQIIEKMVTTFFSVYTPEWEKKADDLGFTLKEIVTLASMIEKEAGVASEQPLISSVFHNRLKKGMRLQSDPTVIYGDTTFEGRIRTRHLQRKTEYNTYQMHGLPKGPIANPGAKAIEAALFPAESDFLFFVSKNDKTHYFSKTLAEHNRAVRKYQINQ
- the rsxE gene encoding electron transport complex subunit RsxE; the protein is MAQSLAKEFTKGLWAELPPFRLVLGLCPVLAVTKTVENGIGMGVATTFVLVFSNLLVSLLRNIIPPKVRIACYIVIIATFVTIVELVMQAYTYPLFLKLGIFIPLIVVNCIVLGRAEAFASKNNPVMAIADGLGIGIGFTLSLAALGAVREFLGAGTITIWGGNPVFAMPESFHAFSFMVEAPGAFVALGLMLACMNLIGSK